From bacterium:
GTAAAAGATGAAAACAAAAATAAAATATAAACAGAAAAGGGAAAAGCCTCTTTTTGTAAGAGAAAATCTGTTCCCAGCACTGGCTTATCAGTCATCTGTTAACAAAATAGGAGAATTAAAGCAGAAGGATATTTCTAAATTTGCAATTCAAAAATTAAATATCCTAATAGATAAGTTTGGGATTGATAATGCATGGTATTCAATTTTAGCCACCCATATCTATAAACTCCGGCAATCTCACTTTGATTATCTTTTGAAACAAAAAGAGTTTTCTAACGCAAACATTCAAGATTCAGATATACTTGATTCTATTTCAATTGGAGAAATAGCAACACTTTATGAATACTCTTTGTCACGCTTTAATAGAGATAGAAGAAAACAAGAAGGGCAATATTTTACTCCTACTGATGTTGCTCAAGTGATGGCTAAAAAAGCCCTTTCTTTCCCAATGGGTAAAATTTGGGTTGACCCATGTTCTGGAGTGGGTAATCTTTCTTTTTGGTTGGTTAAATTACAAGAAAATCCCGAGAGTTTTTTAGTTAATCAACTTTATTTGATTGACAAAGATGCTCTGGCATTATTTATTGCGCGTACTTTATTCACGCTGGCATTTCAAAATAAGTCAAGGAGTTTATTTCTTGATATAGCACCTCGTTTTATAGTTGCTGATTTTCTTTTTTCACCCAATCTCCCGGTATTTGACTTTGCTATTCTAAATCCTCCATATGTGGAAGTGGAACCTGACAATTTGTTTAAGAGTGCAAAGTCACGGAATTTATATGCCTACTTTTTAGAACGGGTTATAAAGTTATCAAAAGGATTTGTTTCAATTTCGCCACAAACTTTTACGCATGGACAAAGATTCAGAACTTTACGTCAATTACTGCTTACCAATATGAGGGATATTTCAATTTATTGTTTTGATAATGTTCCCGACACTATATTTAGAGGTTTTAAATTTGGGTCAACCAATACAAACAAAGTCAATAGTATAAGGGCGGGTATTATTGTAGCTAAAACAGAAAGCGAATCTCGTTCTTTCAGAATTACCCCCTTATTGCGATGGCGCACAAAAGAGCGTGCCAAAATGCTGGAGCATATTGATGATTATTTAACAAATGTAGAAGCGATATCAGATATTTTCCCCAAGATTCAAAAAGAACTTTTGCCATTGTACAACGAATTAAGTAAGACAAAAAAATGTTTAGCATATCTTATCTCTTCCCATCCAACTCCATATAAACTTGTTATCCCATCAACACCACGATATTTTATTTCTGCATTGCGAAAAGAAGTGAATCGTTCCTCCTTCAGGATTTTGTATTTTTACAATAAACAAGAATATGACCTCGCATATCTCTTACTAAACAGCAGTTTTGCTTATTGGTGGTGGCGTATTAATGATGGTGGTATGACGATTTCAGAAAAAACTCTACTCTCATTACCGATATTGGACAATATTCCTGTTGATAGACAGCTTATTTCAAAGCTTGAATATTCAGAGTTAACAAACCGTGTGGTTAAAAAAAATGCAGGCAAAAATAATGAAAATGTAAAGCATAACGCATGTCTTATAGAAGAAATAAATCAAAAGATTTTTCCAAAATTTGCTTCTGCATTTAAGCATTTACACAATAATTCAGTTATTAACATATGATAATATCAACACAATTATTAAATAAAATCATTAAAGCATTATCACAGATGCCTAAAAGATGGGATGCTCGTCAAGTTTATTTAGATTGGAAGAATACTAACAGCCAATATTTGAAACAAACGGAATGGAGTGGTTGGCGATTTCAAGAGCTGTGTGAACAATACTTGAAACTTACGCAGCTGTTTGATTTTTCAAGACAGAGGTATGGTTTCGCTGATTTTGATGCTTTTGCGGAAATTCCTTGGGATTTTAAGGCACATATTCGTCAAAATCCTCGTGGACTACAAACT
This genomic window contains:
- a CDS encoding N-6 DNA methylase, which codes for MKTKIKYKQKREKPLFVRENLFPALAYQSSVNKIGELKQKDISKFAIQKLNILIDKFGIDNAWYSILATHIYKLRQSHFDYLLKQKEFSNANIQDSDILDSISIGEIATLYEYSLSRFNRDRRKQEGQYFTPTDVAQVMAKKALSFPMGKIWVDPCSGVGNLSFWLVKLQENPESFLVNQLYLIDKDALALFIARTLFTLAFQNKSRSLFLDIAPRFIVADFLFSPNLPVFDFAILNPPYVEVEPDNLFKSAKSRNLYAYFLERVIKLSKGFVSISPQTFTHGQRFRTLRQLLLTNMRDISIYCFDNVPDTIFRGFKFGSTNTNKVNSIRAGIIVAKTESESRSFRITPLLRWRTKERAKMLEHIDDYLTNVEAISDIFPKIQKELLPLYNELSKTKKCLAYLISSHPTPYKLVIPSTPRYFISALRKEVNRSSFRILYFYNKQEYDLAYLLLNSSFAYWWWRINDGGMTISEKTLLSLPILDNIPVDRQLISKLEYSELTNRVVKKNAGKNNENVKHNACLIEEINQKIFPKFASAFKHLHNNSVINI